A region of the Deltaproteobacteria bacterium genome:
GGCACCGCCTCCTGCATGAGCCGCCCGCGCTCGCGTACGCCCACGACCGCGTCGCCGAGCGCGAGCGCCCCGGCGGCGACCAGGGCCGACCATTCGCCGAGGCTGTGCCCCGCCACCGCCGCCGGCGCGAGGCCGGTCGTCTCCACGAGCACGCGGTAGGCCGCGACGCTGGCGGTCAGGATGGCCGGCTGCGCGTTCTCCGTCGCCCGCAGCACCTCCTCCGGGCCCTCGAAGCACAGGCGGGAGAGCGCCATGCCGAGCCGTGCGTCGGCCTCTTCGAAGGTGCGGCGCGCGACCGGGAACTCCACCGCCAGGTCGCGGCCCATACCGACCTGCTGCGAGCCCTGGCCGGGGAACAGGCACACCACGACGGCGCCCGCCGGGGCCGTGGCCCGCGTGGCCCGCTGCGCCGCGCCCCGGATCAGCCTTCCTCGGTCTCGACGACCTTGCGCCCGCGGTACGTCCCGCAGTGCGGGCACGCCCGGTGGCGCAGGGTCGGCTCGCCACATTGCGGGCAGGCGATCACGTGCGGCGCCGAGAGCGCGTCGTGCGCGCGCCGCCTGTCGCGCTTGCTCGCCGAGGTGCGGCGCTTGGGTACCGCCATGCGAGGATCCTCCTCTGCCCCGCGTCACTTCCCGCGCAGCGTGTGCAGCACCGCCAGGCGTGGATCGGGCGGCGCGGCGGGGCAGCCGCACGCGCCGGCGTTCAGGTTCGCGCCGCAGCGCGGGCAGAGGCCGCGGCAGGACTCCGCGCACAGCGGGCGGGTGGGCAGCGCGAGGATGATCTGCTCGTGCACGAGGGGCGTCAGGTCGATCTCCTCGCCCTCGTAGTAGCTGAGCGCGAGGTCCTCGGCGGAGAGCCGGGCCGACTCGCTGGGTGCCACCGAGCGCGGCTCGAGCACGAAGACGAAGGGATGATCGAGGCCGAAGGCGTACTCCTCGAGGCAGCGGGCACACGTGCCGACCACCTGGCCGCGGAGCGAGCCGTGGAAGAAGACGTCGAGCCCCGCGCGGTAGTACTCCGCCTGCACATCGAGGCCGCGCGGCACGCGGTAGTCGTGGACGCCGCGGTCGAGGCGCGCGTTCAGCTCCTCCACCCCCTCCGTGTACGCGAGCTCCTTCGGCGTGGCCTTGATGTCGTCGAGCGCGATCTTCATGGACACACGAGAAGGCCCAACACCGTAGCGATCGGGCTCCGCCGCGTCAAACCCTCGTCATTCCTCGCCGGGCGGCTCCTCCCCGAGGCCGAGCGCCCGCTCCATGCGGCGCAGGCGGCGGAGCACCTCGGGGAGCCTGAGCAGCGCGGCGGACGCCCGCCGCCACACCCGCACCTCGGTCGCCGGGTAGCCGCCGTACACCGCCCCTGCCGGGACGTCGCCGTGCACGCCCGACTTGGCGGCCACCTGCGCACCGTCCCCGACCGTCTGGTGCCCGGCCAGCCCCACCTGCCCGCCGAGCATGACGCGCGTCCCGAGCGTCGTGCTGCCTGCCAGCCCGGCCTGGGCCGCGAGCAGGCACTCGGGGCCGATGCGGCAGCCGTGGGCCACCGTGACCAGGTTGTCGATCTTCGTCCCGCGGCCGACCACGGTCGCACCCAGCGCCGCGCGGTCGACGGTGGCGTTGGCGCCGACCTCGACGTCGTCCTCGAGCACGACGGTCCCGATCTGCGGGATCTTGCGGATGCCCTCGGGGAGCGGGAGGTAGCCGAACCCGTCGCTACCGATCACCGCGCCGGCGTGCAGCACGACGCGGTCGCCGATGCGCGTCCCCTCGCGCACGACGACGCCGGCGTGCGCCGTGAAGCCGTCGCCGATCGCCACGTCGTCGTAGATGGTGACGTTCGCGTGCAAGGTGGCGTCGCGACCGATGGCGGTGCGCTCGCCGACCACGACGTGCGGGCCGACCAGCGCACCCGGGCCGAGCCGCGCGCTCGCCGCGATCACCGCGGTGGGGTCGATGCGCGGCGCCGGGCGCGGCGGCAGCGGATGGAGCAGCTCGACCGCCGCCACGAAGGCGAGGTACGGATGCACGACGCGCACCGAGGGCAGCGAGACCTCGGGCGCGTCGCGCGGCAGGAGCGCGGCGGCGGCTCGCGTGGTGGTGAGGCGGGCCGCCAGCCGGCGGTCGGCCAGGAAGGTGAGCGTCCCCGGCGCCGCATCCTCGATCGGCGCCACGTCGACGATCTCGACCCCGCCGTCGCCGCGCAACTCGCCGCCGAGCGCGCGCGCGATCTCGCTGAGCTTCATGCGCCCCCTTTAGCGGAGGCGCCCCGGCGGCGTCCAACTATCCGGGGGCCCCTCCGCTGCTCGCGCGCTGCGCTGCTCCGATGCCCCCAGACCCCCGTCGGCCCGCTCGAGCGCTCTCGCGCTCGGCCTCCCACCCTTCTTGATCTGGGGGCCCGTCCGCTGCTCGCGCGCTGCGCGCGCTCCGCTGCTCCGATGCCCCCAGACCCCGTCGGCCCGCTCGAGCGCTCTCGCGCTCGGCCTCCCACCTTTCCTCATCCCGGGGCCCGTCCGCTGCTTGCGCGCTCAGCCTCGACCACTCACGAACGTGCACGCTCTCGGCTCGCCTTCGCACCGCCGCGCGTGCTAGGAACCGCGCATG
Encoded here:
- a CDS encoding DUF177 domain-containing protein; amino-acid sequence: MKIALDDIKATPKELAYTEGVEELNARLDRGVHDYRVPRGLDVQAEYYRAGLDVFFHGSLRGQVVGTCARCLEEYAFGLDHPFVFVLEPRSVAPSESARLSAEDLALSYYEGEEIDLTPLVHEQIILALPTRPLCAESCRGLCPRCGANLNAGACGCPAAPPDPRLAVLHTLRGK
- a CDS encoding 50S ribosomal protein L32 encodes the protein MAVPKRRTSASKRDRRRAHDALSAPHVIACPQCGEPTLRHRACPHCGTYRGRKVVETEEG
- the lpxD gene encoding UDP-3-O-(3-hydroxymyristoyl)glucosamine N-acyltransferase, producing MKLSEIARALGGELRGDGGVEIVDVAPIEDAAPGTLTFLADRRLAARLTTTRAAAALLPRDAPEVSLPSVRVVHPYLAFVAAVELLHPLPPRPAPRIDPTAVIAASARLGPGALVGPHVVVGERTAIGRDATLHANVTIYDDVAIGDGFTAHAGVVVREGTRIGDRVVLHAGAVIGSDGFGYLPLPEGIRKIPQIGTVVLEDDVEVGANATVDRAALGATVVGRGTKIDNLVTVAHGCRIGPECLLAAQAGLAGSTTLGTRVMLGGQVGLAGHQTVGDGAQVAAKSGVHGDVPAGAVYGGYPATEVRVWRRASAALLRLPEVLRRLRRMERALGLGEEPPGEE